CATAAATTCCATGGGCCCAAAGGGGTAGGATTCCTCTATTACCGTAATGCAGTGAGTGATTTTACTCCTTACTTAAGAGGGGGAGGCCAAGAACATGGCCATAGGGCCGGTACTGAAAATGTGCCTGGAATTGTGGCCATGGGTAAGGCCATTGAAATCGCCTACCGGGCTAGGAATGACCATCATCAAAAGCTGCTGAATTTAAGGAAATATTTTCTTAAAGAAGCCAAAGAACGGGGCCTAGATTTCAAAATCAATGGTCCTAAGGAAGCTGAACTAGCCCATATTTTAAATATCTATTGGCCTAATCATCCTAGTGATCAAGTACTGATTAAATTAGATTTAAAAGACGTTTATGTATCGGCTGGGTCAGCCTGCTCAGCTGGGTCGCTAGAACCGAGTCGGATTTTAGTGTCGATGTTTGGGGAAGCAAGTCCCCGGATCAGTCAAAGCATTCGTATATCATTCGGTCAGCTGACCACAATTGAAGAAATCGATAAATTCTTAGACATTTTGTTAAGCATTGCTTAGTAATAGTGTAAACAAATTAAGGAGGAATGAAATGGCTTTTAAAGAAAAAGAACAATTAAAAGGGAGTCAAAAAACCTATCAAGTCCATCCTAACTGCAAGGCATATACTTTGCGGGACTATGGATTTACTTCTACTAAGGTAGGTAATTATCAAATTGAAATTCCTATTCGTCCAGAATTTCAAGCCAGTCACTATCTCTTATTAAAAGTTCAAATTGATAAATCAGTGGATAAATTGCAAATGAACGTCACTAATAAGACGGGGCTGAAGGCAGTTAATGTTTACCAAAATTCCGACATGGCAGATTTAGCTAAACGCTTAGAGGAAATTTTAGCTGATTTAGTTGAAAATCAAGTCTTAGCAATCAATGAAGACTAAAAATGGATATATAATCATTCTCAAAACTCAAGGACATTTGAAGATTTAATAAAAATTCAATCAAATGACTTGAGTTTTTTATGTAAATTGGTATGATTACTACCTGGATAAGGCGTTTGAGGCCTATCTAAGATTATCAACACAACAAAACGTGCGACCTTCAATCGTAAATTTTGTTTAAGAAAGATGGTGATGTTGTGAATGATAAGAAAAATAAAAAAGTTGTTTTAGGCATGAGCGGGGGAGTCGATTCCAGTGTTTCTGCGCTCTTACTGAAAGAACAGGGATATGACGTCATTGGTATCTTTATGAAGAATTGGGATGACACTGATGAAAATGGTGTTTGTACAGCAACCGAAGATTACCGGGATGTACAAGCTGTAGCTAGTCAGATAGGTATTCCTTATTATTCAGTCAACTTTGAAAAAGAATATTGGGACCGGGTCTTCGAATACTTCCTCGATGAATATCGTCATGACCGTACCCCCAATCCAGACGTCATGTGTAATAAAGAGATTAAATTCAAGGCCTTCCTCGATTATGCTTTGGACTTAGGAGCAGATTACGTGGCTATGGGCCACTACGCTCGGGTGAGAACAAATGACCAAGGCGAAGTGGAGTTGCTTCGTGGGGTTGATAGTAATAAGGATCAAACCTACTTCTTAAACCAACTGTCACAAGAACAATTACAACACGCGCTATTTCCAATTGGCGAATTAGAGAAATCGGAAGTGCGAAAAATTGCCGAAGATCATAATCTAAAGACGGCCCATAAAAAGGACTCCACCGGGGTCTGTTTTATTGGTGAGCGCGACTTTAATGCCTTCCTTTCCAATTACTTACTAGCTAAACCGGGTTTAATGAAAACCTTAGACGGCCAAGTAATGGCTGAACACCATGGGCTGATGTATTATACCATCGGTCAACGTAAGGGCTTGGGAATCGGAGGAACCAAGGTTGGTAATAATGAACCTTGGTTTGTTATCGGGAAGAATCAGGCTAAAAATGAACTCTATGTCGGCCAAGGATACCACCATCCCTTGCTTTATGCTGACTACTTATTAGCCAGTGAAGTTTCCTTTACCAGTGACCATTTCCCACCTGAAGACTTTACCTGCACCGCTAAGTTCCGTTACCGGCAAAAAGATATCCCAGTGAAAGTCAGCTTTTTGTCTGATGATCACTTAAGGGTAGACTTTGAAGAGCCAGTTCGGGCTATTACACCAGGACAGTCGGTAGTTTTCTACAAAGATGAAGTTTGTTTAGGGGGAGCAACCATTGACGCTGCCTATAAGGATGATAAAAAGTTACAATACCAATAATAAAATAGATTAATCATTTCTAAAAGCAGGCTATAAATTAGGATGATTTAAAGATACAGCTGTAACTCGTTTTTGGCTTATCCAGGAAGACCTTATCTAACTTGGAGGCTAGAAGCTAAGATACAGCTTTTTTCTTTATTAAGGGTGTGAAAGAGCGAAAATGGTATAGTTATTTTAATAGAAGAAAGGCGAGCAGAAGGCAGACTGGGGGGGAGGATAACTCCACTGAAATTCTGTGATATAATAGCCAAAGATTATGACTAGGAGGGATAAGGGAATGGCAGCTACAGAAGATTATTTCATCGGCGAGGTTGAAGCTACCTTTTTTTCTAATCCAGATAATTATTATCGGGTGATGCGGATTACGGTTGATGATACCAACACCCTTTACTCCGAAAAAAATATTGTCGTGACTGGAAATTTTGGGACTATTCAAGACGGAACCACATACCAATTCTTCGGTAACTTGGTTGACCATCCTAAGTACGGGGTACAATTTAAAGTCTCTCATTATGAAGGGATAAAAATTACCAGTAAAGATGGATTAATCAAATATTTATCCAGTGATGAATTCCCTGGAATTGGAAAAATACTGGCTGAACGTGTGGTCAATACCTTAGGTGAGAAGACCATTGACTTAATTGTAAATCAACCCGAACGTTTGAAAGAAGTTAAGGGCCTGACGAAAAATAAACAGCAAATGCTACATGAGAAAGTAAAGGCTAATCGTGGCAATGAGGATACCTTTATTCAATTATCGGAGATGGGTTTTTCCAACCATTTAGCAGGGAAGATCTATGCTAAATACCAAGATGAAGCGGTTGAATTGATTAAAGAAAACCCCTATTTCTTGGTTAAAAATATTCAGGGTTTTGGTTTTCAAAAGGCTGATTTACTGGCTCAACGTTTAGACTTTGCCTATGACTCGCCTTTACGCATCCAAGGGGCGATTACTTTTTCATTAGAAACAATTTGTTATAGCAATGGGGATACTTATGTTAAGAAGGAAGAACTATTCCACCAGGTTCTCAATCTATTAAATAAAAGCCAAATGAATCTACAAATGGTTGACATGCAGCAAGTGGCTGATAGCTTGAGCGACTTGGTAGATACCAATGAAGTGATTGCGACTGAAGAGGGTTATTTTCTTCCTAGTCTCTATTATGCAGAGAAGGGGATTGTTAAACGTTTAAAACGTATCAAGAATGAAAGAACTCAGCCTAAATATGAGAATGATAATTTGGCTAATGAAATAGAGGAAACCGAAGCAAAATTAGGTATTCAATATGGACCCGCTCAAAGGAAGGCAATTATCGAAGCCCTAGAAGAGAAATTATTTATTCTTACCGGGGGACCGGGTACGGGAAAAACCACCGTTTTAGAAGGGATCATTGATATTTATTGCCGGTTAAATAATATCCGCCTAGGGGATTATGATCCAAGTGACTTTCCTATTCGTTTGGCAGCACCAACTGGACGCGCTGCCAAGCGGATGAGTGAAACTACTGGCCTAGTAGCAACCACTATTCACCGTTTAATAGGTCTCACCGGTGAAGAAGATGAAAATAATATCATAACTTCTGATAAAGAGACTATTGAAGGGGACTTACTGATTATTGATGAAATGTCCATGGTAGATACCTGGTTATTCTTTCAGTTATTAGAAGCGGTTCCTGATGATATGCAAATTATCTTGGTAGGGGATAAAGATCAACTGCCCTCAGTTGGTCCAGGACAAGTGCTTTCTGACCTCTTGAGAAGTCAGACAATCACCTGGCGTGAGCTCGACGAAATATTTCGTCAAGATGCTAATTCAACTATCACTCTATTGGCTCATGATATAAAAAATGGGCAAATGCCAGTCGATCTGACCCAAAATAAGGCTGATCGGTCATTTTTCCGGGTGGATTATTTCCACTTAGCTGATTTTATCGCAGCGGTGGCTAAACGCGCTCTTGAAAAAGATTATGATGTTAAAGATATTCAAGTTTTAGCTCCCATGTATAAGGGTCAGGCCGGCATCGATCAGATTAACCAGAAATTGCAGGAAAGCTTAAATCCAAATACTGATGGAAGTAAGCGCCAACTTAGCCACTTCAACCGTCTTTTTCGCTTAGGTGATAAGGTCTTACAGTTGCAAAATCATGCTGAAATGAATGTTTTTAACGGGGATATGGGAGAAATCGTGGCGATATTCTTTGCCAAGGAAACGACCAGCCAAAGCGATGAAATAGTGGTTGATTTCGACGGCAATGAGGTCACATACAACCGGCAAGATTTTAACCAGTTAACCTTGGCGTATTGC
This genomic window from Aerococcus sp. Group 1 contains:
- a CDS encoding DUF1831 domain-containing protein, whose protein sequence is MAFKEKEQLKGSQKTYQVHPNCKAYTLRDYGFTSTKVGNYQIEIPIRPEFQASHYLLLKVQIDKSVDKLQMNVTNKTGLKAVNVYQNSDMADLAKRLEEILADLVENQVLAINED
- the mnmA gene encoding tRNA 2-thiouridine(34) synthase MnmA, with translation MNDKKNKKVVLGMSGGVDSSVSALLLKEQGYDVIGIFMKNWDDTDENGVCTATEDYRDVQAVASQIGIPYYSVNFEKEYWDRVFEYFLDEYRHDRTPNPDVMCNKEIKFKAFLDYALDLGADYVAMGHYARVRTNDQGEVELLRGVDSNKDQTYFLNQLSQEQLQHALFPIGELEKSEVRKIAEDHNLKTAHKKDSTGVCFIGERDFNAFLSNYLLAKPGLMKTLDGQVMAEHHGLMYYTIGQRKGLGIGGTKVGNNEPWFVIGKNQAKNELYVGQGYHHPLLYADYLLASEVSFTSDHFPPEDFTCTAKFRYRQKDIPVKVSFLSDDHLRVDFEEPVRAITPGQSVVFYKDEVCLGGATIDAAYKDDKKLQYQ
- a CDS encoding ATP-dependent RecD-like DNA helicase — encoded protein: MAATEDYFIGEVEATFFSNPDNYYRVMRITVDDTNTLYSEKNIVVTGNFGTIQDGTTYQFFGNLVDHPKYGVQFKVSHYEGIKITSKDGLIKYLSSDEFPGIGKILAERVVNTLGEKTIDLIVNQPERLKEVKGLTKNKQQMLHEKVKANRGNEDTFIQLSEMGFSNHLAGKIYAKYQDEAVELIKENPYFLVKNIQGFGFQKADLLAQRLDFAYDSPLRIQGAITFSLETICYSNGDTYVKKEELFHQVLNLLNKSQMNLQMVDMQQVADSLSDLVDTNEVIATEEGYFLPSLYYAEKGIVKRLKRIKNERTQPKYENDNLANEIEETEAKLGIQYGPAQRKAIIEALEEKLFILTGGPGTGKTTVLEGIIDIYCRLNNIRLGDYDPSDFPIRLAAPTGRAAKRMSETTGLVATTIHRLIGLTGEEDENNIITSDKETIEGDLLIIDEMSMVDTWLFFQLLEAVPDDMQIILVGDKDQLPSVGPGQVLSDLLRSQTITWRELDEIFRQDANSTITLLAHDIKNGQMPVDLTQNKADRSFFRVDYFHLADFIAAVAKRALEKDYDVKDIQVLAPMYKGQAGIDQINQKLQESLNPNTDGSKRQLSHFNRLFRLGDKVLQLQNHAEMNVFNGDMGEIVAIFFAKETTSQSDEIVVDFDGNEVTYNRQDFNQLTLAYCVSIHKSQGSEFPIVILPLISQYQRMLQRNLLYTAITRAKQSLILCGEVQAFQSAIQTQASQRHTNLYRSLLEEDELLPKLNSQPSEVSPSQDQSTRSQGDESGGQQGDLENSGMNVKVDWLTPALLESGQIDPLIGMDGISPYDF